The Candidatus Eisenbacteria bacterium nucleotide sequence AGCTTCCGGAACACGAGCAGGTGTCCGAACCAGGCGGCCTGCACGAGGAACGCCGGGAGCCACACGAACGGCCAGCTCGCCACGATGGTGGGGGCGGTCCCGTCGTGGAAGCGGCGCAGCGGCGTCGGCATGGAGAGAATCGCGATCGTCACGATCGTGACCAGGAGCGCGAGGCCGATCAGGTTGAAGGCGAGCACCGCCCATCGGGGGACCCGCCCCGCGAGGGCCCATATTCCGACCACGGCTCCGAGGACTCCCGAGACGATGTCGAAGTTCGATCCCGCGAACGTCATCTGGACCGGCAGGGCTCCTTCCCCGTGCAGGCGATGCAGGAGCAGCTCGAGCGGAAGGCGGAAGGCCTGGAATCCGATGAGCCCCGCGATTCCCACGCGGGTCACGAGTCGGGTGCCGGCGGGCGAGAAGGCGAGAACGGCGGTCGCCAGCGTGGTGAGCAGAAGGAGCAGGAAGAACGTGGGCGGCCGTCCCGTGAAGGTGAGCGCTCCTCGAGCGGCGGCGAGAGCGGAGGGAATCGTCCAGATCGCGAGAATCACGAGGCTCACGGCGAACCAGCGCCGGGACACGGCTCGATCCTCGCCTGGCGCTCGCCTCGCCAGTCCCACGACGAGGAGGATCGCCACGATGGCGACCAACCCAAGGAACATCAGGACGGAGGTATCCGACGGTCGGGGCATCCCGGTTCTCCTCAACCTCTCCCTTCTAGGGTTCGAGGCTCCGCACCCACGCGGGAGACTGTTCCGTCATGGGGTCTTCCGAGCGGGCGAGCTCCTCCCCGCTCGCGAGATCGTACAGAACGTAGAAACCGGCGAAGTGGAGGCCGCCGCTAGAGACCGCGATCGAATCCCCCGCGCCGACGAATCCCCAGTCGCGAATGAAGCCATCCGGCCCGAACCGACGGGCCACGCGCCCACCCTGGTAGATCCATACCTCCGTCGACACTTCGACCGGGTCTTGCCCCCGTGGGCCGGACTCGACCACCGACGCTGGCAGGAAGCCGATGAGCTGCCGGTCGGAGCTGAGCTTCGGATCTCGGAAGGGACCTTCCCTGGTGAGACGCACGTCCTTTCGTGCCGACGTGACCACGTGCACGTTTCCCTTCACGTCCACGTAGATCGAGTCGTTGCCCAGGAACGGAGCCTCCTGGTCCAGGTAGCGCTCCACTTCCGAGAGCCGGTGGAACACGGCCGAGCTCTCGGGACCGGAGACCGCGGCCAGATAGAGTTCCGGCGACCGATTCAGACCCTGCCCCACGGTTCCCATCAGGAGCTGAATGGTGAGGTCCCTGCCTCCAGAGAGCACGGCGTTCATCTCGGCGCACCAGGGAAGATCCCTCACGGAGTCGGACGGGCTCCCGGTGGCTTCGCCGCAGTCGTTCGCTTCCCATCGCACGCGTGCGCCGGCGCCGATCACACGGTCCACCCAGCCCGCGAACGTCGAGTCGGTGAGCGTGCTGTCGAGTGCGTGAACCGGGACCAGCCGTCCCGCCGTGACCACGTCCGAGGAGGATCCGGCTGCGGCGAACGTAAGGGCGAGCCCGAGCGTGACGCAGCCGGCCGTCGCCCATCGTGCATGTCTCATCGCAAGCCGCGGGCGTGATGCAGCACGGAGTGTGTTCGCGGATAGGAGTAGGCGTAGCGCTCTCCGTCGGGAGTGAACCGCATGGAGTTGATTCCATCCACTCCGCTCCGCGACAAGGGTGTGACCTCGGTCCAGGGCTCCATCGCTCCGGTCCCCGCATCGACGCGAGAGACCTTCGCTGGGATCTCCGTGGCGCGAAACACGAAGAAGGAGCGTGAATCTCCGGCCCATCCTGCGGGACGATACGAGAGGCCGAGCTTCGCGAACGGCCTGGGTGCCGAGCCGTCGAGTGGGAACAGAGCCAGCAATCCGTCCTCCCCTCGACCCACCACTACCGAGCCATCCGGGGATACCTTGACCACCAAGGAGCCGATCACGGCCTCGTTCATGAGCCGGACCTTCCCGGACTCGATCTCGCATCGATAGAATCGTCGGCCCTGTCCCTCCTCGGAGGCGAGCAGGACGACCTCGCGTCCATCCGGAAGCCAGTCTCCGTACGAGACGTGAAGGCCTTCCGTGCGGAGACGCCGCGGTTTCCCCACGCCGGTGGGAATCACCATGGCCTCCCCCATGGGGTTCTGGCCGGCCAGCACATGACGGCCGTCCGGCGAAAACGCGGCACAGACTCCGTCCCCAAGCCGAACGGCGGGCTCCCCGTCGATCGACCGGATGTAGATTCCGGGGGAGGCTCCGGCGCCGAAGCCGGTTTCGTCGAAGAGCACCATCGTCCCGTCGGCGGTCAGGTCCCGCAGCAGGGACCAGTCGAGCCAGGACAGGTCGACCGCATCGGCCAAGCCTCCCGCGCGCGTGGACGTCTCCAGCCGCATGCGCGGCTGAACGGTGATGAAGAGCGCGTCCCCGTCCGCGTTCAGGTCATCGACCCCCGCGAAACCGGGCGACGAGTAGACCCTCCGCACGCGTCCTTCGAGGTTCACGGCGAAGACGCCGTCCCCCTGCTCGTGCCCCATCGCGCCGAACCAGATCTCCTCACCGCTCGGACCCCACGCGCCGCGCCAGAGCGTGCTGATGACACTCGTGAGACGTCGCGGCGCCTCTCCGGGCCGGATCACGCTCACGTACCCCGAGTTACTCCCGATCCCAGGATGGTCGAAGAAGGAGAGTCGGCTCCCATCCGGGGAGTACCGCGGATGGCTCATCCAGCCGGTCGTGGAGTGGATCGCCCGGCCGAGTGGCGCCTCGAGCTGAAATCCCGCTCCGACGCGGCGAATCACGGCGAGCTCCCTTCCATCGGGCGACCAGTCCGCCATGAACACGTCCTCGGCCAGCTCTCGGGGCCGGCCTCCAATCATGGGAACCCGGGCCAGGGTGCCCAGGTGAACGAATCCGATGAAATCCCTCGTACGCAACGTGACCGCCAGCTCCGCAGTCCTCGAAACGGACTGCAAGCCCGCGTTTCGTAGCCCGAGCCCGCGTGCTTCCGGCGATTCCACGCGGGAGAGGAAGATCTCGCTCTCCTTCCCGTCGAACGCCGCCTGGTACACGACCGTTTGCCCATCGGGCGCGAACCGGGAGCAAACGACGTTTCCGTCACGAAACGTGAGCGGGCGAAACTGCGGCGCATCCCGGACGGCTCCGGGCTCGAGGTCCTCGGCCTGCCCCGTGGATCCCACGGCAGGCGCCCGACGCGTCACGAGCAGCCGCAGGATGAAGGCGAGATCGCTCGCGGAATCGAACCTCCCCTCGGGACGTTTCTGGAGGAGCTTCGAGATCACCGCTTCCACGCCCGGCATCGCCGTCTCGACCGTCGCCGGCAGTGCGGGCGGCTCCGCCATGAGGATCGCGCTCACGCGGTCGGCCGCCGTCTCTCCGGTGAAGGGCTGCCTTCCCGTCAGGAGCTCGTGGAAGATCGCGCCGAGCGCGAAGAGATCCGCGCGGTGGTCCACCGGCTTGTCGCGAAGCTGCTCCGGCGCCATGTACGAGACCGTCCCCAGGATCGTCCCGGTCGCCGTCATGGAGGCGAACACGGGGGTGGTCTCGGCGAGCGGGTTCGAGTCGGTGCGGGTCAGCTTGGCGATTCCGAAATCCAGGATCTTGACGCGTCCGTCGGGCAGGACCTGGAGGTTCTCGGGCTTCAGATCCCGGTGGACGATTCCCTTCGCGTGGGCCGCCGCGAGTCCCTGAGCGATCTGGATGACGATCTCGGCCGCGCGCTCGGGCGACAGCGTTCCGCGCTCGATCACGGCACGGAGCGCCTCGCCCTCGAGAACCTCGGTGACCAGGTACGGCGCGCCGTCGGCGACACCGACATCGTGCAGCGTGACGATGTTCGGATGATTGATCGAGCCCGCGGCGCGCGCTTCGGCCACGAAGCGCTGCTGCCGCTCCGGATCGCCCGCCCACGCTCTCGGCAGCACCTTGACCGCGACTTCCCTTCCCAGGCGCGGATCCCGCGCGCGGTAGACCTCACCCATGCCGCCCGCACCGAGGAGGGTCCCGATCTCGTAGGGTCCGAGCTTCGAGCCGGGCACGAGAGGGTTCACGGCGAAGGCTCCAGAGCGAAGATCCGCGCGTAGAGGAACACGTCGAGCGGACTCGTGCCCAGATTCGGGAACACGAAGTGGCGGCGCAGGACGGCCTCGCGCTGGAACCCGCACTTCTCGAGCACGCGCCAGGAGGGCCGGTTGTCGAGGTGGGTCAACGCGTAGAGGCGCACGATCCGGAGCCGTGGAGCGACCGAGACGAGCGCGCCCAGCGCTTCGGCGGCATATCCTTTCCCCCACGCATCCCTGGCGAGCACGTACCCGGTCGCCGCCCGATGGGCGGTTTCCACGTGCAGTCCCGTGCCGCCCAGGAAGCGCCCTTCACGGCTCTCGATCACGTACCCTCCCGCGCCGTTCTTCTTCCACTCGTTCTCGTTCCGCTCGAGGTAGGCCGTGGTCGCATCCAGAGAGCGATGGAGCGGAAAACCCATGTAGCGCGCCACGTCGGGATCGCTTGCGTACCGCGTGAAGATCGCATCCGCATCCTCGGGTACCGGTTTTCGGAGGATCAGGCGATCCGTCTCCAGACGTTCCGGCGCGGCGACGGCGAGCGTCACGCCCGCCCCTTCTCCCGAAGCTCGTAGCAGAGCGGCAGCGCGATCTCCCGCACGATATCCTCGGTGACGTCGGTGGGAACCTTCGACGATTTCTTGGGCCATGATACCCAAACGAAAGTCTCGGGGGCGATCTTCCCTCGAAGAGCGGACCGTCTTCGGGAGGGGCGCTCCGGAG carries:
- a CDS encoding protein kinase, translated to MNPLVPGSKLGPYEIGTLLGAGGMGEVYRARDPRLGREVAVKVLPRAWAGDPERQQRFVAEARAAGSINHPNIVTLHDVGVADGAPYLVTEVLEGEALRAVIERGTLSPERAAEIVIQIAQGLAAAHAKGIVHRDLKPENLQVLPDGRVKILDFGIAKLTRTDSNPLAETTPVFASMTATGTILGTVSYMAPEQLRDKPVDHRADLFALGAIFHELLTGRQPFTGETAADRVSAILMAEPPALPATVETAMPGVEAVISKLLQKRPEGRFDSASDLAFILRLLVTRRAPAVGSTGQAEDLEPGAVRDAPQFRPLTFRDGNVVCSRFAPDGQTVVYQAAFDGKESEIFLSRVESPEARGLGLRNAGLQSVSRTAELAVTLRTRDFIGFVHLGTLARVPMIGGRPRELAEDVFMADWSPDGRELAVIRRVGAGFQLEAPLGRAIHSTTGWMSHPRYSPDGSRLSFFDHPGIGSNSGYVSVIRPGEAPRRLTSVISTLWRGAWGPSGEEIWFGAMGHEQGDGVFAVNLEGRVRRVYSSPGFAGVDDLNADGDALFITVQPRMRLETSTRAGGLADAVDLSWLDWSLLRDLTADGTMVLFDETGFGAGASPGIYIRSIDGEPAVRLGDGVCAAFSPDGRHVLAGQNPMGEAMVIPTGVGKPRRLRTEGLHVSYGDWLPDGREVVLLASEEGQGRRFYRCEIESGKVRLMNEAVIGSLVVKVSPDGSVVVGRGEDGLLALFPLDGSAPRPFAKLGLSYRPAGWAGDSRSFFVFRATEIPAKVSRVDAGTGAMEPWTEVTPLSRSGVDGINSMRFTPDGERYAYSYPRTHSVLHHARGLR
- a CDS encoding GNAT family N-acetyltransferase — encoded protein: MTLAVAAPERLETDRLILRKPVPEDADAIFTRYASDPDVARYMGFPLHRSLDATTAYLERNENEWKKNGAGGYVIESREGRFLGGTGLHVETAHRAATGYVLARDAWGKGYAAEALGALVSVAPRLRIVRLYALTHLDNRPSWRVLEKCGFQREAVLRRHFVFPNLGTSPLDVFLYARIFALEPSP